The Amycolatopsis coloradensis sequence AGCGCGAAGAAGCCGATCAAGCCGTACTGCAGGGCGGTGACCTGTGCGTTCGTCATGGCCACGACGTTATGGATCATGCGGGTGCGGCCACTTCGGTCGAAGGGCCGCCGCTGCCGGTGGCGGATCGGCCGAGTGGCCGACCCCGATCTTGGCCGATCGGCGATATTCGTTCCCTGATCCGCCGGTGGACGTGGGATTCTGCCCGGATGGTGCTCGTTCGACGGCTCATCCCCGCGGACCTCGACCTCTTCCGTGAGATCCGCCTGCGTGCCCTGACGGACACGCCCGAGAACTACGGTTCGATCGCCGCGGCCGAACGCGCGCAATCCGACGAGGAGTGGCTCGCGAAACTGACCGGGGACGTCTGGTTCGCCGCCTTCGACGACGGGCGTCCGGTGGGTCTCGTCGCCGGTCGGGCGCGGGACGACGGCTGGATCCTTTACTCGATGTGGGTCGCGCCCGAAGCCCGTCGCCGGGGGGTGGGCACCAAGCTGATGGGTGAAGTGCGGTCGGTCGCCGAGGAAGACGGTGCGCGCGAGGTGTGGCTGCACGTCGCGGAGGACAACGACCACGCGCGGCAGCTGTACCTGCGGCTGGGATTCATCGCGACGGGGGAACTGGAGCCGATGCCGAATGACGTCACCCGGCGGCGCGAACGTCTTTATCTGCCTGTCGCCGTGTGACGTTTGCCTATCGTCCTGCTTTCTGCCCTGGTGAAGGTCAAATCCGCAAGGCAGACTCCTCCGCCGTGCGAATCGGAGGAAGCATGAAACTCTCTACCCGGCTGGCCGTAGTCGCCGGCGCCGCGCTGACCGCGCTGGCCGCCGTCGCCGCGCCCGCGTCCGCCACGTCGGCGACCACCGACGTCCGGCTGATCACCTTCAACGATTTGCACGGCAACCTCGAACCGCCGTCCGGTTCGAGCGGCCGTGTCACGCTGCCCGACGGCACGACCGTCAACGCGGGCGGCGCCGCCTACCTCGCGACGCACCTGAAGAAGCTTCGCGGCGAAGCGCGCAACTCGGTCACCCTTTCGGCAGGTGACAGCATCGGCGCGTCGCCGGTGATCTCGGCGCTGTTCCACGACGAGCCGACCGTCGAACTGCTGAACCAGCTCGGTGTCGAAGCTTCCGTGGTGGGCAACCACGAATTCGACGAGGGTCTCGAGGAACTCCGCCGGATGCAGCACGGCGGCTGCCACCCGACCGACGGTTGCCAGTTCCGCGAGTCCTTCAAGGGCGCGAACTTCCCCTTCCTCGGGTCCAATGTGTACTACGAGAACGGCTTCCCGGTGTTGCTGCCGTTCAGCATCGAGTTCTCCGGCGGCGTCCCGATCGGCGTCATCGGCGCGACGCTGAAGGATCTGCCGCAGGTCGTCACCCCGGAGGCGATCAAGGGCCTGAAGTTCGGCGAAGAGGTCCAAGCCATCGACCGCACCGCCAAGCTGCTCGACCTGGTCGGGGTCAAGGCACAGGTCGTGCTGCTGCACCAGGGCGACAACTCCG is a genomic window containing:
- a CDS encoding GNAT family N-acetyltransferase yields the protein MVLVRRLIPADLDLFREIRLRALTDTPENYGSIAAAERAQSDEEWLAKLTGDVWFAAFDDGRPVGLVAGRARDDGWILYSMWVAPEARRRGVGTKLMGEVRSVAEEDGAREVWLHVAEDNDHARQLYLRLGFIATGELEPMPNDVTRRRERLYLPVAV